A genome region from Triticum aestivum cultivar Chinese Spring chromosome 2B, IWGSC CS RefSeq v2.1, whole genome shotgun sequence includes the following:
- the LOC123042704 gene encoding uncharacterized acetyltransferase At3g50280-like — protein MECGGVQIISRRMVKPEYQKSSVSPEPQTIHLTPWDLRRITVGYSQEGVLLPKPPASAVQHLASSFTRALGRFYPLAGRFAVAPAASAGAPQGLTISLRCGDEGAEFIHAVAPGVDVSDISGPLRVIPRVVSSFFPLNGMLSTDAAVDPSLPLLAVQVTELADGVFVAISLSHAAADGTTLWDLFNTWSEMSRSGDDNIFTAAPLPPFERWFHDGCPVAIPLHFAKVQDMARRFECPPVQECSIHFSPESIKKLKAKANAEMAGTATATISSLQALLAHLWRAVCRARGLAPDRETRLVLPVGCRTRVKGIPQGYVGNAIAGAAARQPVGEILGDGRLGWTAWLLNRVVASVDEATVTEELVAWSKNPILRYAPDLGGDPAIVVVSGSPRFDVYGNDFGWGRPLGVRTGPGNKLDGLITVFEDGGGAGGMELEVCLAPHALASLIADQELMNPSV, from the coding sequence ATGGAATGCGGCGGTGTCCAGATCATCTCCAGGCGCATGGTCAAGCCGGAGTATCAAAAGAGCTCAGTGTCGCCGGAGCCTCAGACCATCCACCTTACGCCATGGGACCTGCGGCGGATCACCGTGGGCTACAGCCAGGAAGGAGTCCTCCTGCCCAAGCCTCCGGCCAGCGCCGTCCAACACCTCGCGTCATCCTTCACACGCGCCTTGGGCCGCTTCTACCCCCTTGCCGGCCGCTTCGCCGTTGCGCCGGCGGCCAGTGCCGGTGCTCCGCAGGGTCTGACGATCTCCCTCCGCTGCGGGGACGAAGGCGCCGAGTTCATCCACGCCGTGGCGCCCGGGGTCGACGTATCCGACATCTCCGGCCCGCTCCGGGTCATCCCGCGCGTTGTCTCCTCTTTCTTCCCTCTCAACGGGATGCTAAGCACGGACGCGGCCGTCGACCCCAGCCTGCCGCTCCTGGCCGTGCAGGTCACTGAGCTCGCCGACGGCGTCTTCGTCGCCATATCGCTCAGCCACGCGGCCGCGGACGGCACGACACTGTGGGACCTCTTCAACACATGGTCGGAGATGAGCAGAAGCGGTGATGACAACATATTCACAGCGGCGCCATTGCCTCCATTCGAGAGGTGGTTCCACGACGGCTGTCCCGTGGCGATCCCTCTGCACTTTGCCAAGGTGCAGGACATGGCGAGGCGGTTCGAGTGCCCGCCGGTGCAGGAATGCTCAATCCATTTCTCTCCGGAGAGCATAAAGAAGCTCAAGGCTAAAGCGAATGCCGAGATGGCCGGCACGGCCACGGCCACCATCTCCTCGTTGCAGGCCCTGCTGGCGCACCTATGGCGAGCGGTGTGTCGAGCCCGAGGGCTGGCGCCGGACCGGGAGACGAGGCTCGTCCTCCCCGTGGGATGCAGGACACGGGTGAAGGGCATTCCACAGGGTTACGTGGGCAACGCGATTGCAGGAGCGGCTGCTAGGCAGCCCGTCGGCGAGATCCTAGGGGACGGCCGGCTGGGCTGGACGGCCTGGCTACTGAACCGTGTTGTGGCTTCGGTCGACGAGGCGACGGTGACAGAGGAGCTCGTGGCTTGGTCTAAAAACCCCATCTTAAGATACGCGCCTGACTTAGGCGGGGATCCTGCCATTGTGGTAGTGAGCGGCTCGCCGCGGTTTGATGTGTATGGCAACGATTTTGGCTGGGGCAGGCCGCTGGGCGTCCGGACCGGCCCGGGGAACAAGCTGGACGGATTGATCACGGTTTTCGAGGACGGCGGAGGGGCAGGTGGAATGGAACTGGAGGTGTGCCTCGCTCCTCATGCTCTCGCCAGCCTCATCGCCGACCAAGAGCTGATGAACCCGTCGGTCTAG